Proteins encoded in a region of the Zea mays cultivar B73 chromosome 2, Zm-B73-REFERENCE-NAM-5.0, whole genome shotgun sequence genome:
- the LOC112163536 gene encoding Pentatricopeptide repeat-containing protein At4g21065-like, which yields MHDASGDRTPSTHPALRHCVALLRLHLAAPSHATAKQLHARALRAGVPPAHPLLAKHLLFHLASLRAPPVRYAVAILTRVLPDPDPFALNTVLRIAASSPRPSLALALHARRLAPPDTHTYPPLLQACARLLSLRDGERIHAEAAKNGLAALVFVKNSLVHLYGACGLFESAHRVFDEIPVRERNPVSWNSMLNGFAANGRPNEVLTVFREMLDVDFTPDGFTMVSVLTASAEIGALALGRRVHVYLTKVGLVGNSHVGNALIDLYAKCGGVEDARRVFEEMGTGRTVVSWTSLIVGLAVNGFGKVALELFGVMEREKLVPTEITMVGVLYACSHCGLVDDGFTYFNRMKEEYGIAPRVEHLGCMVDLLGRAGKVEEAYDYILTMPLEPNAVVWRTLLGACAMHKKLELGEAAWARLVELDPGHSGGYVLLSNLYAAVGRWADVHVLRKRMAKDRVRKNPGRSLVELRNSVYEFVMGDRSHPESEQIYQMLAEIADRLKREGYIPRTSNVLADIEEEEKETALNYHSERLAIAFALLKSLSGTPIRIVKNLRVCGDCHTAIKLISKIYDREIIVRDRSRFHHFKGGSCSCNDYW from the coding sequence ATGCATGACGCGTCCGGTGACCGGACGCCGTCGACGCACCCGGCGCTGCGCCACTGCGTCGCGCTGCTCCGCCTCCACCTCGCCGCGCCCTCCCATGCCACCGCCAAGCAGCTGCACGCGCGCGCCCTCCGCGCGGGCGTGCCGCCCGCGCACCCGCTCCTCGCCAAGCACCTGCTCTTCCACCTCGCCTCCCTCCGCGCCCCTCCCGTCCGCTACGCCGTCGCCATCCTCACCCGCGTCCTGCCCGACCCGGACCCCTTCGCCCTCAACACCGTGCTCCGCATCGCCGCGTCCTCTCCGCGCCCGTCCCTCGCACTCGCGCTCCACGCCCGCCGCCTCGCGCCGCCGGACACGCACACCTACCCTCCGCTCCTCCAGGCGTGCGCGCGCCTCCTGTCGCTCCGTGACGGGGAGCGCATCCACGCCGAGGCCGCCAAGAACGGGCTCGCCGCGCTCGTCTTCGTCAAGAACTCGCTGGTCCACCTCTACGGCGCGTGTGGCCTCTTCGAGAGCGCGCACAGGGTGTTCGACGAAATCCCCGTCCGCGAACGCAACCCCGTGTCCTGGAACTCGATGCTCAATGGGTTCGCGGCCAACGGACGCCCCAACGAGGttctcaccgtcttccgggagatGCTGGACGTGGACTTCACGCCGGATGGATTCACTATGGTGAGCGTGCTGACAGCGTCTGCTGAGATTGGCGCACTCGCTCTAGGGAGGAGGGTGCATGTTTATCTGACGAAGGTTGGGCTGGTAGGGAACTCACATGTTGGTAACGCGCTGATTGATTTGTATGCCAAGTGTGGCGGCGTAGAGGATGCGAGGAGGGTGTTTGAGGAAATGGGGACAGGGCGGACCGTTGTCTCCTGGACGTCACTGATCGTGGGCTTAGCGGTGAATGGTTTTGGGAAGGTAGCACTCGAGCTGTTCGGTGTGATGGAGAGGGAGAAGCTTGTGCCAACTGAAATCACTATGGTAGGAGTGCTGTATGCTTGCAGCCACTGTGGACTGGTCGATGATGGGTTTACGTATTTTAACAGGATGAAAGAGGAGTACGGCATTGCACCAAGGGTTGAGCATTTGGGATGCATGGTGGATCTGTTGGGGAGAGCGGGCAAAGTCGAGGAAGCATATGATTATATCCTCACCATGCCACTGGAGCCCAATGCTGTCGTGTGGAGGACCTTGTTGGGTGCTTGTGCAATGCACAAGAAGTTGGAGCTTGGGGAGGCTGCTTGGGCACGGCTGGTTGAGCTTGATCCAGGGCATAGCGGAGGCTACGTTCTCCTCTCGAACCTTTATGCTGCTGTTGGGAGATGGGCCGACGTTCATGTGCTTAGGAAAAGAATGGCCAAGGATAGAGTGAGGAAGAACCCTGGGCGCAGCCTTGTGGAGCTCCGCAACTCTGTGTATGAGTTTGTTATGGGTGATAGGTCTCATCCTGAGAGTGAACAGATATACCAGATGCTTGCTGAGATAGCTGATAGGTTGAAACGTGAAGGTTACATCCCACGCACAAGCAATGTGTTGGCAGATATAGAGGAGGAAGAGAAAGAGACTGCCTTGAACTACCATAGCGAGAGGTTGGCCATTGCATTTGCCTTGTTGAAGTCTCTTTCTGGCACTCCTATCAGGATAGTGAAGAATTTGAGGGTGTGTGGCGATTGCCATACTGCAATTAAGCTAATATCGAAGATTTATGATCGGGAGATCATTGTGAGGGACCGCAGTAGGTTCCACCATTTCAAAGGTGGATCATGTTCATGTAACGATTATTGGTAG
- the LOC100277738 gene encoding uncharacterized protein LOC100277738 precursor, with amino-acid sequence MKRKELVIMHGGVLVLGWFIASAAAGRLAPQEKAESVTPIPTLSPPEGNTTFIDGVTWCVARPGATQEDLQSALDWACGPGGADCSQLQPGGRCYQPDTLLTHASYAFNIFYQQNGNSDVACNFGGAGALVKRDPSFGSCKFLASETSAAAASSAMLDRRAWIAMVAASLIALWRRL; translated from the exons ATGAAGAGGAAGGAGCTGGTGATCATGCACGGCGGCGTTTTGGTTCTTGGTTGGTTCATAG CCTCTGCGGCCGCCGGACGCTTGGCGCCACAGGAGAAGGCGGAGTCGGTGACGCCGATCCCGACGCTGTCGCCGCCGGAGGGCAACACGACGTTCATCGACGGCGTGACGTGGTGCGTGGCCCGGCCGGGCGCCACCCAGGAGGACCTCCAGAGCGCGCTGGACTGGGCGTGCGGGCCCGGCGGCGCCGACTGCTCCCAGCTGCAGCCGGGCGGGCGGTGCTACCAGCCGGACACGCTCCTCACCCACGCCTCCTACGCCTTCAACATCTTCTACCAGCAGAACGGCAACTCCGACGTCGCCTGCAACTTCGGCGGCGCTGGAGCCCTCGTCAAGCGGGACCCAA GTTTCGGATCGTGCAAGTTCTTGGCGTCTGA GACATCCGCGGCAGCAGCTTCGTCGGCGATGCTGGACAGAAGGGCGTGGATAGCCATGGTCGCTGCATCTCTGATCGCCCTCTGGCGGAGACTTTAG